From Mytilus edulis chromosome 8, xbMytEdul2.2, whole genome shotgun sequence, one genomic window encodes:
- the LOC139486347 gene encoding uncharacterized protein, with product MVAPVPVAPATPQTITVLVPAATTQCVPETCPAGCMVLPNQASSTSCYSDSGATTQTWDAALVDCTRTPGAYLWRPNTEQEAAAVRNKYNIPLANIWTGANDVDKDMTFTFAIENSQLNFFGPPFGINTINSAAGSDCVTLFFGRTSWVWSDQLCTRTYRYIGEYPRRVCP from the exons ATGGTTGCACCTGTACCTGTAGCGCCAGCAACACCACAAACCATAACAGTTTTAGTCCCTGCTGCGACTA CGCAATGTGTTCCGGAAACTTGCCCAGCTGGATGCATGGTCTTACCAAACCAAGCAAGTAGTACAAGCTGTTATTCTGATAGTGGTGCAACTACTCAAACGTGGGATGCAGCTCTG GTGGATTGTACCAGGACACCGGGTGCCTACCTGTGGAGACCAAACACTGAACAAGAAGCCGCTGCTGttagaaataaatataacatTC CACTTGCAAATATATGGACCGGTGCAAATGATGTAGACAAGGATATGACCTTCACATTTGCCATAGAAAATAGTCAATTAAATTTTTTTGGTCCCCCATTTGGAATAA ATACAATTAATAGTGCAGCAGGTAGTGACTGTGTGACATTATTTTTCGGCCGCACGTCATGGGTATGGTCTGACCAGTTATGTACCAGAACCTATCGCTACATAGGCGAGTATCCACGA AGAGTTTGTCCATAG